In Pyrus communis chromosome 1, drPyrComm1.1, whole genome shotgun sequence, the following are encoded in one genomic region:
- the LOC137715416 gene encoding probable trehalose-phosphate phosphatase J, translated as MTKQNVVVSHPDAEVMNMAISVDVANSSIFTAVAEKPPVGPPGYISISRRRFVNLKNLDSFNGAERINSWVDSMRASSPTHLKSSSFLKENWIHQHPSALDMFEQIIDASKGKQIVMFLDYDGTLSPIVEDPDQAFMSDAMRKTVKKVARSFPTAIVSGRCRDKVYKFVRLAELYYAGSHGMDIKGPAKGSKYMKGSQGVLCQPASEFLPMIDEVYKLLVDKTKSTPGAKVENNKFCLSVHFRCVDEKKWNELSLQVRSVLKEYPMLRLTQGRKVLEIRPTIKWDKGKALEFLLESLGYAKCTDVFPVYIGDDRTDEDAFKVLRERGQGFGILVSKIPKETNATYSLQEPAEVMDFLQRLVEWKRKTVRSHAML; from the exons ATGACGAAGCAGAATGTGGTAGTTTCCCACCCCGATGCCGAAGTCATGAACATGGCGATATCGGTGGATGTGGCCAACTCTTCCATTTTCACGGCGGTGGCCGAAAAGCCTCCTGTGGGACCTCCAGGGTACATCTCCATTTCTCGAAGGAGGTTCGTGAACTTGAAGAACCTTGACAGTTTCAATGGAGCTGAAAGAATCAACTCTTGGGTGGACTCAATGAGAGCTTCCTCTCCCACCCATCTAAAGTCCTcatcttttctgaaagaaaattgGATT cATCAGCACCCATCGGCCTTGGACATGTTTGAGCAGATTATCGATGCTTCAAAAGGGAAGCAAATAGTCATGTTTTTGGACTACGACGGCACACTGTCACCCATAGTTGAAGACCCAGATCAAGCTTTCATGTCTGATGCA ATGAGAAAGACAGTGAAGAAAGTTGCTAGATCTTTTCCCACAGCCATAGTGAGTGGAAGATGCAGAGATAAG GTCTACAAATTTGTAAGATTGGCAGAGCTGTACTATGCTGGTAGCCATGGCATGGACATTAAAGGTCCAGCAAAAGGCTCCAAATACATGAAA GGTAGTCAAGGTGTTCTCTGCCAACCAGCAAGTGAGTTTCTTCCAATGATAGATGAGGTTTACAAATTGCTTGTTGACAAGACCAAATCAACTCCTGGAGCCAAAGTGGAGAACAACAAGTTCTGTCTCTCTGTGCACTTTCGATGTGTTGATGAAAAG AAATGGAATGAACTGTCGCTGCAAGTTAGGTCAGTTCTGAAGGAGTACCCAATGCTCAGACTTACCCAAGGAAGAAAG GTCTTAGAAATCCGTCCTACCATCAAATGGGACAAAGGGAAGGCTCTTGAATTTCTACTAGAGTCACTCG GATATGCCAAATGCACCGATGTATTTCCTGTATATATTGGAGATGATCGAACGGATGAGGATGCATTCAAGGTATTAAGAGAAAGAGGACAAGGTTTTGGCATTCTCGTCTCAAAAATTCCCAAGGAAACCAACGCCACTTATTCTTTACAAGAACCGGCTGAG GTTATGGACTTTCTTCAGAGATTGGTTGAGTGGAAACGAAAAACAGTACGATCCCATGCTATGCTGTAA